Below is a genomic region from Hyalangium minutum.
AGGCGCAGCTGGCGGATCCGGCGCTCTACAACGACTTCGCGCGGGCCAAGCCGCTGATGGACACCCACCGGGCGGGCAAGGAGGCGCTGGAGACGCTCTATATGGAGTGGGAGGTGGCGCAGGAGAAGCTGGCCGCGGCCTCCGCGTCCCTGGGATGAAGTGCTGACAGGCCCGCGCCCATGAGCCTTCCTCCCGCAGCCGTCCCCGTCTCTGTCTCCAAGCGGATGGCCGTCGAGTTCATTGGGACGGCGCTGCTGCTGGCGACGATCGTGGGGTCCCGCCTCGTGGGGGAGCGGCTCTCGGGCGGCATGGTGGGCATCACGTACCTGGTGAACACCCTGGCGACCGCCTCGGTGATCGGCATGCCCGTCTTCTCCTGGCCCAACCCACCGAGAGCCACGCTCACGGAGATCACCGGTGAACTCCTGGAACGGCATGCCGTCGTTCCGCTCCCAGAGGCGCTGGACGATGCCGATCTGTTCATCACGCTGGGCTCTGCGCGCGACTGGCAGGCGCTGGTTGACGTCGTCCATGTCCATTGGGAGCTCCCGGCGTTGGCGGGGCTTGAGTCGGCGCGGTCTCATCAGGTGGTGGAGGAAGTCCGGGTGCGCGTGAAGCAGTTGCTGAGGGAGCTGGGGGTGGAGCGGCTGCGCGGCGTATAGAGGCGTACACGCAGTCCGCGAACGGGGGTGGCCCCATTGAGCGAGCCGCCAATCGGTGCGATAGCAAGCGGATGCTCTCGCACTTCGAGATGTTGGGACGGATCGCGGCGGGTGCGCTCCTGGGAGGCGCCATCGGGTATGAGCGGGACCGGCATCGGCGGCCGGTAGGGCTGCGCACGCACCTGCTCGTGTCGATGACCTCGGCGACCTTCATGGTCGTCTCCTCCCAGTTCGCTTATTTCCAGGGCTTCGAGCCTGGAGGCGGGGTGGAGGTTGACGCGTCCCGCATCGCGGCCTCGGTGGTGTCGGGCATCGGCTTCCTGGCGGGAGGTGCCATCCTGCGCACGGGGGCGACGGTGCAGGGGCTGACCACGGCTGCGGGATTGTGGCTGGTGACGGCGATCGGGCTGTCGGCGGGCTCGGGGATGTACTGGGAGGCCAGCTTCGTGACGGTGCTGGGGCTGATCGCGCTCACGTTCCTTCGCCGCTTCGAGGACAAGGACGATGCCCTGGTGCGGCGTCGGCTT
It encodes:
- a CDS encoding MgtC/SapB family protein, with translation MLSHFEMLGRIAAGALLGGAIGYERDRHRRPVGLRTHLLVSMTSATFMVVSSQFAYFQGFEPGGGVEVDASRIAASVVSGIGFLAGGAILRTGATVQGLTTAAGLWLVTAIGLSAGSGMYWEASFVTVLGLIALTFLRRFEDKDDALVRRRLALVVSPGTGIHQVTALLQGLDVRVLDIEYERHFSGERHTTVTLDAQIPASVTPDKLVEGLEQAEGIISIHVRGA